The following is a genomic window from Phaseolus vulgaris cultivar G19833 chromosome 6, P. vulgaris v2.0, whole genome shotgun sequence.
GTAATTGATGaatcttaaaaatattactatatacataattaataacttaaattttgaaatatataataaatattcaatttttttgtcattttttttaatattctctTTGTTTTCTTGAATCACCTTTGTCTCAATATGCTTTCATAATCAAGTACATAAATAGTGCTATGCAAACTTCAAGAAAACAAATTACACTGTAaaagttatttgaatttaattgaattttgaaatataattaataatattttgtgcAATAAATAAAGcgaacaaaaaacaaaaaaatatattataaattcataaatgttATTTAATGCATGTGAAATTAGTGATTATTTCTTGTGATTTTGGatctttgaaaaaatatttaatttaatatattttatataaatgcattttctatactttttttagttaattttaaaaactacaaatattttatataaatatcaatatttatatATCTATTGAACTCTGAACCCTATACAACCTATATTGAATATGTCAAAAAGATGAAGTAAATTCTTGTAATAGTGTGAGGACCCAATTTAGTTCACAGCTGAATAAGTGCAAACCCTTTAGCCTCCAGTGACAGTTAAACCAGGAGTTATCCAATTGCATGCATGGATTTGAAAGATAATTCTTAGTTATAATTTTCCCAAATTACTAGCCCAAAAATATAGCAACATGAATTGTCTTAGTTTCATTAACAAGAAACATGTTTGTCTATCTTCCTATCCATTAAAACAATATATGGTAACTGATAAACCTTAACTAGCCACGAGACCAAACCAGTAATCACCAATTGATATTAAAGTGATAGCCACAAAATCTTGAGTGACTCAACTCAGTCCAGATAAACCTTGACATCAATCCCATTATCAATAAGCGATTGAACTACAGCTCTGATTTTCCCTTCAAACTTGTCCCTTTCCCTTGGAGTATAGGAAGCAGTGTAAACATCAGCTTCTCTTGCTCTTTCAGATAAAATCTTACCGATGGATATGCATGCTGGTATGTCTGAACGAGACCTGAGAACAGCTTTTATGTCCTTGGAGTTGGTACCAGCAACTGCAACCTGTTTGCTTGTCATTCTGTGAGTGAGTGAAGCTGATACAAAGCGTTTTGAGATAAACACATCAAGTGTAAACGGCTCCATGTAGGCAATCGTTCTTTGTTTGAAAGATATGTGCTTGTGTGGATTCTTTGACTTCTTCCCTTTTTGGTATGTGTAAGGTCTGCTATTGTCATCATCAAGGAAATCCTCTACCCCAAAAAAGCTTCTAGGTGCCATGTGCGTCTGTACAAAAGAAATGAACTAAAAATGAGTATTAATACTACACAAATGATTCACCTCAAATTGGCATTTCAGGCCTGTTAAACTTTATGTTTCATTTGGATAAAATTCACACTAGCTACTTGGTATGGTAACTTTGCACATAAAGTGCTACGTGTCCTGTTGAAAGGCATAGTTACATAATGCACTGCAAAACAATGCTAGGTAGTTGATATTAAAGTTGTCAAACCAGAGAGTTTACAAAAATTCACATAGCTTTAGTAAACTCAATCAAGTAGATTCGACTCGTACAAGTTTAACCAACCtaatataaaagataatattaaaataattcaatatttTCACCTTGTAATAAAGAAAAGTAGCAAATCACAATAATAAGGTATCATAATACATTAGTACTATATAAGATTAAACAATATAGATGACTAAATcatatataaattcataaaagcATAAGTTCCTAATGTGAAAACAATTCAGTCGTAATTTCTTCAAATAATTTGAGTCCAGTAGTAAATTAGTCGTTGTGGAGGTAAAAGTTAGACAGAAATTACATTTGATCTCAAAATTGTTAACACGAGTTTACCCAAATTTACTCAAAAAAGAATTTAATAGCAAGTTAATCTATCTAGGATTGTAAACTCTATAGAGTTTACAACTATGGTTGATTTGATACAGTACATGTATATGTGGGATCAATGAATCCACACAAGTGCTTAATAATCTCTAACTAACCGCTGTGTAACATAAATCCTTTTCCCACTATCAACCAATGCCCCTCACAATCTTTAACTGCTGCACTACAATTTAAAACGAGAACCCTTTAATATCACACAATAATATCATCTGTTATACTAAACCTAAATTACTGAATTTTATTCCTCCTGTAGTATACCTTCCAAACTTTATTTCTTCTATTAAACTTAGGCTCATTCCTAACTCTATTTAAaagctaaaaaaattatttaattatcacTGGCAAACTTAACCCTTACAACTTTATAAGCTTCAGGATTTCCTTCTTCGTTTGAAAGGAATTATTTCATTTAGAGGAGTAATGTCCATCACATCATATTACTTGAAACAACATGAAAATGAAGAGTTTCATCATCATTTGTTTTCGACATATATTTAACTGGTTTCCCCCAAATGTGGTATTCAATAATGTCTTCTTATTTATAAACCAATGAAGTTGCCCCCAAAGTTGGACACTTGTATCAAGATTAAACCAAATTCTACTATTTATTAAACAGACAAAAAGGAAATTCtacagaaaaataatttaaatcatGCTTTGAAAGGAGATATAAGAGACTTTACCTGTCCATTGTGGAAAAAGCACGAAGCCACACGAATCCAAGGCAAAACTCTGTTTCCTTCAAAAGCATAAGCACTGGTTCTGCAAATTCTGCCAATTGCTTGTTTCAACATGTTTCCCTGAACCCTATAATAACTCCTCTTAACTGCCTATGGAGTACAGGATTGTGTTGGTGTCTTCTTAGGTCGTTTTGAGTTTCCACGGTCTCTCAATGCTCCCCCGTACCGCTTCAAAGACTGGACTACAAAGTAGTGGGTTGGGCCATATTAGAGTTATTTGTGTCTTTATCTAACATAGGTTCCCAGGAATgtcatttttctaaaaataaaccAAACATTCTCAACTTAAAATTCCTGGGAAGATAAAAGCtattctcaaataaaaaagtaccaaattaaaattatccTACCAAAgtagtaataatatatatatatatatatatatataattatttaaaaaagttacaatatatgttaaaaattataaaaaaaaaaacttttaagagTCACTTGGACTTGGTTAGACCCTCATATGGGTTTTGCCCCTTTCAACTCCAGCCTTCTAGTCATTTCAGTCACTAAATTCCAAAGTGCACAGGAACACCTGATAGGCACTTGGAGAACCCTCCCTTTAAAGACTATCTGTTAAGAGGGTAGAACCAAAACTGACAAGTACTCCACCGAAAACCCATGCTACTCAATGGGAAAATGGCTTGCTTAAATTAAGGAAAATGCAAAACTACCCACCAAAAGAATTGAAACCTTGCTTTTGAAATCACCAACGGAATTACTTAACACTGAACCATGACATTTAATAAATatgtgataataataataataataataaatattcataattttagtcaTAATGTCACCTTTGCAGTCCATGTGGATCAACAAGTTTACTAGTGAACCATTTTGACCAATTAATCTAATACCCTCAACTGAGTTGATAATCAACCCCGTCAATATAATACTGTCCATTCAGCCACCCCAGCACCCTCCTCACAGAACCCAACCACCTTCTCTTCTCCCAAAAACAGAGACATGCCAGCTGCTTCTTCTACAACCCTAGGCAAGGACAGAAAGGAAACCCTAATTTCACTCAAAtattcaaacaaacaaaaaccCAAAATTAGCAGATTTCTGCAGTTAGATTATCCACATAAATAGTAAAAGGCAGACAAGAAGTAATACATGCCAAAATATCTCCTGCATCTCAAAAAACCTATTTTCTAGATATGCAAATCATCAAGGTTTTGAAAATTGGAACCTCCAAAATCTACTTAAATTCATCAAATTAAGGTTCATGTGTTCCTCAACCAACAAATTCAAAGAGCAATTAATCATCTAAACCACACCACAGGCAACTATGAACTTACAATCGATAACAATTAGTTGTAGAAGTAGAGAGAGAACCTGAAAGAGAGAGATCAATTGAAGCATAGAATGAAAACCCAAGCAGAGAGGGATGTGCCTCAACTACCCAAAATCAAAATCTGAGTTTCTCCTTCGAATCCCTATGGAAAATGTTTATTAACACCCTCTGTGCCTTACACACTATTGACACTGTGCACGTGGCTCTGAATGGTGATGTGGCAAAGTCTATTATTGTAAAATCATGAATGGTGATCTGGCAAGGATAATTTTGTAACATTTGTAAATTATTGCTGGGGTAATTTTTGGGGAAGGTTTTTGAGAGGGATAAAATTTGGCTTTGAGAGAGCGCCCCGGAGTAGGGTTTGAGAACGGCGCGAGATGTTGGACTTTGTAATGACGGCGGTGTTGGAATCGGGCGGTTGCTGGTGCGGGAGTGTTAGAATGGAATGTACGTGGGAGGGTAAGCGACGGTGTTAGAACGAAGAAACCATGTTCGCGGATATGTAAAGTCAGAGGGTTTAAGTTTTTTGTCGAAGGGTTTAGGGTGTTCATCGGAGGGTAAGCGGCACGGCAGCGAGGAGCGGCACAGTGCAGAAGATGAGATGACAGTATGGAACCAGGTAAAGAAACCCTAAAATCTTAATGAAACACACCGTTTTGGGGCTTTTTTTCACAACTCGCTGACTTGAACTCGCGAGTTTGACTAAGTCTGCTCCGAAGTCTACTATTATACCAAAAGAAAAGTGGATAAATTGCACACAATTCTCATAGATGATTAATTAATCCTGAGAAGATATTCAAACTCTGACAGAGGTGAATCAATCTTGTAATGTGGGACTGCAACTAATTTCTTATTTCATTAGCATGACCAAAACAGATTGCAAGTTGAGACACCTTTTAATGAATTGATTCTCTTGTTGTAGTTGATGCTCTTgaaaaaatcaacaaattaGAATGTAGTAAAGAAAGACAAGAATGTCCAAACAAGGACAAGAAGGTTAAGAGGACTAATTAATTACTGAGGAAAGAACAAGTTTTGGCAATAATGAAACTAAACATTGTGATAATATAAACCTAAAACAATTATAGTTTGGATTTTGAAGGGAGAAAAACCTCCTCAGGGCAGATATGTTGGCTCTAGAATACAGGAACTGAGACTAATTATTGAACTCAACTATCAAAAACTTGAATACTCAAAATCATCAAGCACAGACATGTCAAGAAActcaagaaaaatatatttttttcaaaaaataaaacaaaacttgAAAGGGAGAATAGTTCTGTCGGTGTTGAATAAGAGTAAGTTctcttaaaataaaaaggaCTCAAAAAGACATCATAAAATTCTCCTAACAAAGTCTTTTTTCTCTAAATATTAATGACAAAAAATAATCCTTAAACTCATCATACTATTTAAGTTGCcacattttttttccatataACTTACAAAACTCAGCCATTCAACCAAACAACCAAAACGATATGAATCAAATGAAAGAAGAGCGGAACAAACTAAGAGAGTAACTTGCAACCAGCAACATAGGGTCACGCTAACAGGAACATCACCCTTCAATTTTTTCTTACCACCATATACATTTTGTATAAAACCGCAATGTCAGAAACTCGAAATTCTTGAAACTTTAGCATAACTATTTCTTGATCACAATTAATTGTTTCACATATTATGCAGGAAACATATCAAGTTCATTACTGTAGTGTGGCACATTTACGTAGGAGAAATGTCAGGGAGTTAGACAGGTGGAATATTCGGTTGGTGTTCTTCATTGTTATTCAACATGTATTTGCTAAGAATTGACAAATGAGACAACTAAAATTCAAAATTGCTAGATTTTCCATTCTTGGGTTGCTTCAAACCATTATAATGCAACAACCACAGACTGTGTAATAATTAAACACATGGTTCCAAAAATTTTATAACCAAATCTCATTCATAAAAATCGTCCCATTCCATTCATAACACTCCATTATCTCTAATCCAACAAAACAGAACCCTAAATCTAGCAAACACAATCAAACCAAACCCATTCAATCAAACCCACAACTGCCACCCCCAACGAAACACACACACCCCATGCAAATCCACCACCGAAGTTCACCCACAAAAAACCAACAACACAACATCAATCTTTACATCAACAAAAAAATGTTACCTTTACTTGAACGTCTTCCACGATCTCGCTACCCTTAATGTCTCAGCCATCAAACCTTCCAAAAACCATCCCGGACCGTCACCAACAACCCCGCGTCTCACGAAAAGTCCACTGCTTACGACACACACCCCAACCAAACGAGATGACACTGAAGGGGAAGCTACAATGGGGAACAGAGGGAACGATAATCACTGGAGAACGGTGACACTACCGCCAACACCAAGAGCACCGTCCACTTGAAAAGGGGAGAAGAAGGAACAGCACAAGCCAAAATGccaaataaatcaaataaattaattgtgAGCCCACACGATTTTCACTTCAATTGCCACGTCATCCGCTTATGCCACGTCATCCGCTTATGCCACGTCATCCGCTTATGCCACGTCATGCCAGCTGGAGTTTGTCAAATGTGTGTTAGTTGACAAAAAGGTATCAACATATCAGGATCCCATCCCTATTCTATCCCTCCTACaatatttaattcaattttgtttttcaggtATTAATATGCTTATTTGTTCATCAAaagattttgatatttttattttagttataaaactattgttaattattttctttatctatagCCAATTGCTCacaaataattttcaaaattaagaatatcacagataactttttatataaataaataaaaatgctaATATGTTCTATTCACCACTTATTAAGAAAAATGTTGTAATTTTAAGTCAAAGGAATTTAAAGATAAGTTTGTTtctatatattagaaaaatacaatttaaaaatattataatttgtaacCCAAATCTGctccaagaaagaatacttccctcaaccaatctgctcttgaggttttggtaactctcaaatgaaatatgtcaaaacaAACCACTCTTTCTTAAAGCCaatacaccacaaaacttaaagaacaagaaaaggctatagcaaaaggaatacaagatatatgacaaactcaaagaatagtgaagaaaagacaatcaagaaaaataaggtactcaattaaaagatagcacacaaaaggaacctagagaaaagtactagaatagatgaaaaaaacaaaaacaaaactactggaattttttgcAAACTCTGCGTGAATTTACATATTTATCTGGAACTGAAGAAAgcaaactggattatgaaatttaaaccaatgaaatttcaagatcttatctcaacaatggcactggaatcacacaAAAATAGTGCGccaattaattttgataaattttgcaaaattactGCCAGTTTACCGTATTTTTTGTGCCAGAATTACACACTagacgtatttcatttatcattttttttgtacttggaattttgatacacttcttttttctatttttttgtaACACTCTcaagaactcaaatccagaatttcataattttccagTAATCACAGAAAATgtaataaatcgaaacagtcagcacattttcaagaaaacagaggaaacctgattggaatgaaaaacaaaattaagaacttcaaaagacataatTGAATTGATGTttcaagaacttgtatagatataaaatacaagtaagaacccaaatctaaaaagaaaaagcaccaaaggatcaagaaaacaaacacataaaactgcactcaaataaaaaaatcaagaaaccaaaatcatcaacaaaatgactacatagaattgataacatttttggagaaacatgactttgacaaaacttatagagattcaaaaatcaaaatgacacaaacacaatgtattaagaacaagaaaacagaaagaaatgcccaaaataaacctaaaaacagaatggtaaagacaagaatgtaaagttcttgaattaaaagtgccaaaacaactcaaacacacacaagaacacacctaagactcatgataccacatgatatgattccaagaACATGGTAGgaatatgatatgaacatgtgaTGGATTCAActagagttggaatatgattagacactttttaagaattggatcaatgttcttaatcattcaagaactcaccaaatcacaagaaccaagccaaactcacacaAAAACCCATTTTTGGACATATGAATCGATTGAAACAAAGGAAAACACAAAAGCATTGATTGAAACTCCaagaaacacaattaaaatcatAAGAACAGCAAACTAAAGCAAACTATCGAACATAAACACAAACTAAACAAGTTTTACAGATTGAATACACAAGAGacaacaaagacatgttttaaagtttgttttggaatggaaatggaagaagaatatgaaaaggacaaggaaacttatgtggttggagctcttggaaATGTGCatgccacttgaaggatggttggcttcaagatgagtgttgttgccgccacttgagagaccaagaattcactcaagataagactagaagagaagaagacacaagtctctctcaatcactcaccaatttggtagaggttcattactcacaaaatcaatcttattatttaAAAGATCTAAGCCTTCCTTTTATAATGAGGAGGACTTGTCACAAGTACAAGAAAAGCTTATAAGAGAAACTTTGAAAGGTTACCTTCTAACTCTTTctattctagcgcctaaaggagtgtgaagagacaCCTTTCTAGATCTTTCCTAAAACTAGCACCTAAAGGTGTTATACAATGGAGGTgtcttaggtttccctctttagcaccttcctaaacactactctatatgttttacaattttatacaaaagaaactataaaaagagaaaacatttgaagcCTACTACCTAACTCCTTAGCTTTtctccttgtaatcctttgagatATAAAGGATAATGAGCTAATGTGTCTTTGAGAATCTTGAACTTCAACctcattctcttcttcttcttgatctccatcattggagttgtgctgctttttgggtttggatttggattaggttgtttagaatctttgttaagatcaGTCCTTGATTCCTAAACAAAGCTTGATCAATCATTTTTAAAgaacaaagtgtttttccatgcaaagggaaaacaaccggttgaattgtcGAGACAATctgttgtttgtcacttagttgGCAAtgaggttttgaaactgttttttgaattggttatgtaactacttgactcattcaaccggttaaatagtggtttcaactggttaaatgtgtgttgtcataacagttttttgaaaacatgTATTAACTGTTTTAAATGAGATCAAAACTGATTTGACTCTTTTATGTTGCCTTAAACGGCTAGATTTCAAATGCTATAAATATAtccttctttcaaatgttttatACAGAAATTTCACACTCTGATTTGAGATCAAAAAGAGAAATTACAAACTATTTGTGAAAGAAGTTTTCtaagtttagcaagattgcttttaaGCTTTATTGTGGTGCAAGAACTGGTCATAGGGCTTCTGGTTTTCTgtaattccaggtgttttctacccttacttagtttcttgtaattgtatTATGATATCGAAGACGtgtttgtaaaatcctgtaCAGTGGGATTGTAGCTTGAGGTGTGAAGTGTTGCAAaaagggtgagtaggctttgtgggattcaaagtcacctctttgtggtgtgttgttgtaatctgtgattgattatATAGTGAAATACTCATAGGTTGTTCTGAGGAATGGATGTAGTTCAGggttgagtgaactagtataatttGTTTGTGTGAATCTCCCTGTCTCTTAACTCTCATAACTGTTTGTGTAAATTTATTTTCTGctgctgctataaacaaccggttaaaatgtatttttaaccGGTGAAAATTCTGAAACAGTTTTCTGAATCTTTGTTTAATTGTCTTCCTTAGTTGTTTATCTGTGATTGattgataaagattcattcttaataaaatatttgtgaaaagcttttataaaaaaatcacccCCCTTTTGTTTTAGCCATCAATTCTAACAGAGACAAGGTACCAAATGATAAAAAAGTTCGTGTTGACCCTCTTCCACGCATCCCGAAGGCTCGGACCATACTTCCAAAACTACGACATTAGCATCAAGACAGACTGTTTGATTACCTGGGTTCTCTGAAAACCCGAGCTTGTCGATCGTATGATTGTGTGGTCCATAGAAATCTATACAATTTTTGCAAgactaagaagaagaaaaatactcTACAATCTCTTCATTAAGGTGTCATCTTCTTCTATCTTATTAACCAAAAATTTTGAGGTTGGATGGTTTCCCTCAAGCTACAATTGTTCCTTGACTCTTTTGTTTCTGAAGTTCTTGTATTGAAATTAGATAGTGTTTGTGATTTCTCAAAATCAGTAAGGTATTGCTTGTGGTTTGGATCATTTTTGTAGGATTCTAGAGTGATAAACTTGTGAGTCCTGTTTTGTaaagatttttgtttttgttttagttgGTGTAGCTGGGAAACTATATATAAGTCTTGAggaagagtgaactagtataaaattttgtgtgattttctttgtcttttttttttttacatttctgTATGCAAATCCGTAAGTGATATGTTCaaaaatttaattgattaattttttgaCTTGATAAAATCTAACTCGTTAAATTTTATGATTTCTACTGGTTAACAAAATTATCAATATGTTGTTTTATATtctaatttgttatttttttcttaaagaaaTTCATTCTAAACCATATTCtaaagaaattttttaaaagttcatTCACCCCCCTTTTGAACTCGTcctatatttttaattagataGTCCCTTGTGATGACATTGATATCTTACTACGTATTGCTTGATGAATCGAGGCCTACACTTGAGGAGTTGTTAAACGTGTTTTGTACAATGTAATATTGCGTGGGATGCTAAAACGTGTTTTGGTTAttgatagttgtcgttttgctgtcaaattaatatgattctagcgtagacttgtctaacactagagagatgataatatagttgtggtcagatgaccccaagtcgtctcccaacgaatccaatagtaattTCAGTGAATAGAATTCAAAACCTATCTGCAAACAATGAAAATTAGCAATAATGGTAAAGAAATAGGGGTTGCGATCGCTTagcaagaaaatataaatgatgattTGAATCAGTAAAGAATGCAAATTgactcccaagttcttccaccaatgaattcttcacaggctctctaaagattattcttttctcaatcctcaacagagctaaactagattgaacatgcgccaaacctaattcaactgaagctcaccagtaaagcatgcgtctaccggtttaatcaatacccactttgttccatgcgtatactccatgggaatgcttatctcctctctcttgaatcatgcgcccaagaaattaattagaacaatacgaactaattaagaaaccaaagtttaagataaggaagactctcaatcatgcgttcaagtacaacctctcacaaaaactagttttccag
Proteins encoded in this region:
- the LOC137830969 gene encoding uncharacterized protein; this encodes MLKQAIGRICRTSAYAFEGNRVLPWIRVASCFFHNGQTHMAPRSFFGVEDFLDDDNSRPYTYQKGKKSKNPHKHISFKQRTIAYMEPFTLDVFISKRFVSASLTHRMTSKQVAVAGTNSKDIKAVLRSRSDIPACISIGKILSERAREADVYTASYTPRERDKFEGKIRAVVQSLIDNGIDVKVYLD